In the genome of Aptenodytes patagonicus chromosome 18, bAptPat1.pri.cur, whole genome shotgun sequence, one region contains:
- the LHX3 gene encoding LIM/homeobox protein Lhx3: MLLERVRAGSEKAAELCPFPRSPEIPLCAGCNQHIVDRFILKVLDRHWHSKCLKCSDCQTQLAEKCFSRGDGVYCKEDFFKRFGTKCAACQQGIPPTQVVRRAQDFVYHLHCFACIVCKRQLATGDEFYLMEDSRLVCKADYETAKQREAESTAKRPRTTITAKQLETLKNAYNNSPKPARHVREQLSSETGLDMRVVQVWFQNRRAKEKRLKKDAGRQRWGQYFRNMKRSRGTSKSDKDSIQEEGPDSDAEVSFTDEPSMSEMSHSNGIYSNLNEASPALGRQAGTNGSFALDHSGIPAQDQYHDLRSNSPYGIPQSPASLQALPGHQPLISSLVYPDNGLGIMGQSGQGVPQSMRVLAGNGPSSDLSTGSSGGYPDFPASPASWLDEVDHAQF; the protein is encoded by the exons ATGTTGCTGGAGCGGGTCCGCGCCGGCTCGGAGAAGGCAGCCGAGCTCTGCCCCTTCCCGCGGAGCccag AGATCCCGCTGTGCGCCGGCTGCAACCAGCACATCGTGGACAGGTTCATCCTCAAGGTCCTGGACCGGCACTGGCACAGCAAGTGCCTGAAATGCTCCGACTGCCAGACGCAGCTGGCCGAGAAGTGCTTCAGCCGCGGGGACGGCGTGTACTGCAAGGAGGACTTCTTCAA GCGCTTCGGGACGAAGTGTGCCGCCTGCCAGCAGGGCATCCCCCCGACCCAGGTGGTGCGCCGGGCCCAGGACTTCGTTTACCACCTGCACTGCTTCGCCTGCATCGTCTGCAAACGGCAGCTGGCCACCGGCGACGAGTTCTACCTCATGGAGGACAGCAGGCTGGTCTGCAAGGCAGACTACGAGACGGCCAAGCAGAGAG AGGCTGAGTCCACGGCCAAGAGGCCCCGCACCACCATCACGGCCAAGCAGCTGGAGACCCTCAAAAACGCTTACAACAACTCGCCCAAACCGGCGCGGCACGTCCGGGAGCAGCTTTCCTCGGAGACGGGGCTGGACATGCGGGTGGTGCAG GTCTGGTTCCAGAACCGCAGGGCCAAGGAGAAGAGGCTGAAGAAGGACGCGGGGAGGCAGCGGTGGGGTCAGTACTTCAGGAACATGAAGCGGTCCCGGGGGACCTCCAAGTCCGACAAGGACAGCATCCAGGAGGAGGGGCCCGACAGCGACGCCGAGGTCTCCTTCACAG ATGAGCCCTCTATGTCTGAAATGAGCCATTCCAATGGGATTTACAGCAACCTCAACGAAGCGTCCCCTGCTCTGGGGAGACAGGCTGGGACCAACGGGAGCTTTGCGCTGGATCACAGCGGCATCCCAGCTCAGGACCAGTACCACGACCTGCGATCCAACAGCCCCTACGGGATACCCCAGTCACCGGCTTCCTTGCAAGCACTGCCAGGCCACCAGCCTTTAATCTCCAGCTTGGTTTACCCAGACAACGGCTTGGGCATCATGGGACAAAGCGGACAAGGGGTGCCCCAGTCCATGAGGGTCCTGGCCGGGAACGGACCCAGCTCCGACCTCTCCACCGGCAGCAGCGGGGGATACCCGGATTTCCCCGCCAGCCCGGCCTCTTGGCTGGATGAAGTCGACCACGCTCAATTTTGA